One window from the genome of Variovorax sp. PAMC26660 encodes:
- a CDS encoding Bug family tripartite tricarboxylate transporter substrate binding protein produces MTPSFFIARRSLTAWIALGAAALPLATLAAQPAAFPEKGRSIRIVLGLAAGGASDSQARFVANKLGEVLQTPVIVENRPGASFILATEEVIRAAPDGYTFMYAPSSVVAQNPQTLAQVRYDPFKDLTPISLGARGPLVLTVHTSVPARNVQELVAYIKANPGKMSYASFGTGTSSHIYGEAFARQAGLDVVHVPYKGGADAAKDFLAGRVQYYFDAAPNAIQNTATGKVRMLAVAAPKRSPMLPDVPTMTEQGVSGVDMASWLGFYGPARMPAPVVAKLNAALAQVLAMPATRDFFRQGAYEAESSTPQQLADLTRTTYDQWAGTIRKLGLTKQ; encoded by the coding sequence ATGACTCCCTCTTTTTTCATCGCCAGGCGCAGCCTCACCGCGTGGATCGCACTGGGCGCCGCTGCCCTGCCGCTGGCCACGCTCGCGGCCCAGCCCGCGGCCTTTCCGGAAAAGGGCCGCAGCATCCGCATCGTGCTCGGCCTTGCGGCGGGTGGCGCCTCCGATTCGCAGGCGCGCTTCGTCGCCAACAAGCTCGGCGAGGTGCTGCAGACGCCGGTGATCGTCGAAAACCGGCCGGGCGCGAGCTTCATCCTCGCGACGGAAGAGGTGATCCGCGCGGCGCCCGACGGCTACACCTTCATGTACGCGCCCTCTTCCGTGGTGGCGCAGAACCCGCAGACGCTGGCACAGGTGCGCTACGACCCGTTCAAGGATCTCACGCCGATCTCGCTCGGCGCACGCGGGCCGCTGGTGCTGACCGTACACACCAGCGTGCCGGCACGCAACGTGCAGGAGCTGGTGGCCTACATCAAGGCCAATCCGGGGAAGATGAGCTACGCCTCGTTCGGCACCGGCACCTCGTCGCACATCTACGGCGAGGCGTTCGCGCGGCAGGCCGGGCTGGACGTGGTGCATGTGCCCTACAAGGGCGGCGCCGATGCGGCGAAAGACTTTCTGGCGGGCCGCGTGCAGTACTACTTCGACGCGGCGCCCAACGCCATCCAGAACACGGCCACCGGCAAGGTCCGCATGCTGGCGGTGGCGGCGCCCAAACGCAGCCCGATGCTGCCCGACGTGCCGACGATGACCGAGCAAGGCGTGAGCGGCGTCGACATGGCGAGCTGGCTGGGCTTCTACGGGCCGGCGCGCATGCCGGCGCCGGTGGTCGCGAAGCTCAACGCCGCGCTGGCGCAGGTGCTGGCCATGCCGGCCACGCGCGACTTCTTTCGGCAGGGCGCCTACGAAGCCGAATCGTCGACCCCGCAGCAACTGGCC